The genomic DNA TTGACTGGCACATCTTTGTGTTTTGTTGACGGTGTTTTGACGATCCAGTCGCCAAGAGCATCTCCTTTGGACAGGTTATAGCGACCATCTTGTTGCTTCATGGAAAATTTCATTTGAATCCCGGCGAGAGAGAATTTGTTTTCCCAAGCAGCCTTTTTCAGTTTAACGGCTTTCGCTTTGCCGTATGCAGACAAGAGATTCGCCGGGAGATCTTCCGGCTCCACAGGCTCGGCAACCAGTGCGCCGGGAAGATCTTCCCCCAGATAAGAAAAGAGTTGAAATTCGTTGTCGACATGCACCTTGAGGCCTTGGGCGATCAACTCCCGTAGTGCTCCCTCCGGGAGCAAATTGGATAGCGTAGGATGCAGTTTGTGATTGCGTGACCAAGGTTCCGCCATAAGCTTCTCTGAACGTGGGAAGCCGGGGTGGGTAATCAAGCTAAACGTAGGACGAGTTGCATCCGACTTATATTCATCTGCAAAGGTTAATACGTTGTGACCATTCTCGAAACCCGCCAGATAGCCGACCGGCCTGTCGTGCAAGCTGAGCTTTAGGACGTTGACTTCATTTGTGCCGTGATCGTTCATTGATCATCCTCAAGTAGATTCTGCCAAGGATCCTCAGACAGGTTTTTCCTTTTGCTGGTCAGGGTCTGGTCAGATGGTTTTTGCCCGGGTTTCTGTTCTGTCTCGACGCTTTCGAGCACAGCGAAAACGGCATTCACCTTTTCTTTTGGGATAAGCATCAGTTCGCTGTTCAGGCCTTTGGCAATCAACTCCAGAGTATCGAGTCGCGGGTTCCCCTTCGACTCGAGGCGTTGGTATTGCTGCCGGGATACGCCGACGCGCATCATCATGTCGATTTGCTTGAGGCCCAGTTCTAATCGTCTTTTTTTAAGCTGCTTTAGTAGTGAATTTTTCAAGGTAAACTCCTGTGCTGCTTTCTCACTTAAAGAAACATATTAGCTTCTTTTTTACAGAAAAGAAACACGTATGCCTCTTTTGTTGTGAAAGGAAAGATTGCGTACAAAAGCAACTTATATGTTTCTTTTCGTTGAAACCAACATAAAGATTCCATAAAAGCAACCCATGAATTGCTTTTGGTTGGCTATATGAGGTTAGTTTTTTTGGGGGGGGGGAAATCTTGGACGATTATCGCTGGGGCTGGACATTGAAGGGATCTGCCGATGGACTTTTCAGCGGTACCCATGACATCAATTCGGGATGAAATCTGATAAAGGCGGATCGCCGCGCATTCGCGGAAAGTATGCCCCCTAGCGTGGCCCATTCAAGCCATGCGCCGGGGGGCGGTTATTTCAACTGAGTGGTCAGTTCCCGGTATGATTGGCCGCGATGTAGTCGCCGCCCTCGTTCAGAAACACATACAGGGTCTGCTTTGCCTTGTCTTCCACCTTGGGGTTGTTGAAGATAACAACCCATTCCGGACCGTACTTGCCCTGCTTTTTTTCACCGGAAGAAGGGGCCACAGCTGCCCAGGATGCCTCGACTTTCCCCTTATTGGCGATGTTTTTGACGATACTGGCCGCTTTTTCAAGCGCCTGAGCTTGAGTGATCGGGGTAATCGGACCATGGGAGTGCCCAGGACCGGCAAGGACGGTGCTGGTGGTCAGAGCGAACAGGGCCAGAAAACAAACGAAAATTCTGCGCATCTTTTTCTCCTAGTCAATGGATTCACGAAGGGTGCGTTGCTGGTTCAGGATGTCCTGTTCCATCTGCTTGTGTTCATGGTAATGGTTGTCGGTGCTGAAGCCGAAGCTGTCTGGGTCGGTGGTATGGCCGAAGCCGTGCATCTGCATGAAAAACAGAAACACCCCCGCAGCGATCAAGCCCCCATTGGACACGGTACTGAACTGAGCGAAGGATCGGGTTCGCCGCCAACTGGAAATGACCAGCAGCATGATCGCCAGGGCGATAATTTGTCCGATCTCAACTCCCACGTTGAAAGAGAGGATGCGACCGATTAGACCGCTGTCCCCCAGGGGGAGTTGCTGCAGTCGGGTGGAGAGTCCGAAACCATGGATCAACCCGAAGCCGAAAATGACCAGCACGAGGTTGGGCGAAGGTCTTCCCAGGTATCGATTGAAGCCGTCCAGATTGTCGAATCCTTTGTAACAGACGCTCAGGGCGATCACGGCATCGACCAGGAAGTAGTTGGCCGAGATGCCGTAAACCGTGGCGAAGACC from Desulfuromonas acetexigens includes the following:
- a CDS encoding HupE/UreJ family protein, whose product is MDFRKARIVVGMLLLVLLPTLAMAHGISEADKQAMLDGGYIRYVWLGATHMLTGYDHLLFIFGVIFFLTGFRDIVKYITAFTLGHSITLVFATVYGISANYFLVDAVIALSVCYKGFDNLDGFNRYLGRPSPNLVLVIFGFGLIHGFGLSTRLQQLPLGDSGLIGRILSFNVGVEIGQIIALAIMLLVISSWRRTRSFAQFSTVSNGGLIAAGVFLFFMQMHGFGHTTDPDSFGFSTDNHYHEHKQMEQDILNQQRTLRESID
- a CDS encoding DUF6488 family protein; this encodes MRRIFVCFLALFALTTSTVLAGPGHSHGPITPITQAQALEKAASIVKNIANKGKVEASWAAVAPSSGEKKQGKYGPEWVVIFNNPKVEDKAKQTLYVFLNEGGDYIAANHTGN
- a CDS encoding helix-turn-helix domain-containing protein, whose product is MKNSLLKQLKKRRLELGLKQIDMMMRVGVSRQQYQRLESKGNPRLDTLELIAKGLNSELMLIPKEKVNAVFAVLESVETEQKPGQKPSDQTLTSKRKNLSEDPWQNLLEDDQ